One genomic window of Cupriavidus sp. P-10 includes the following:
- a CDS encoding carboxypeptidase regulatory-like domain-containing protein: MQVSRSLGVGLSSLAIAVAAVGCAARATPAGADVQIMEQHGVSYVSGGDDDAGFQSMLAIAARFNVRLTMVDAGRGNPLDGATVVVASQEGRAVLQTTASGPLFYMRLKPGTYRVAVSYQGRNQMRDIVVAGEPLDMTFRLQVNTLEDDWLLCGTTPCPRR; encoded by the coding sequence ATGCAGGTTTCAAGAAGCCTTGGCGTCGGCCTGTCGTCGCTGGCGATTGCCGTTGCGGCGGTCGGTTGCGCCGCTCGCGCTACGCCCGCTGGCGCTGACGTGCAGATCATGGAGCAGCACGGCGTCTCCTACGTTTCGGGTGGAGACGATGACGCTGGCTTTCAAAGCATGCTGGCCATCGCCGCGCGTTTCAATGTACGGCTGACGATGGTGGATGCCGGGCGCGGCAACCCGCTGGACGGTGCCACGGTGGTCGTGGCCAGCCAGGAGGGTCGCGCCGTGCTGCAAACTACCGCCAGCGGGCCGCTGTTCTACATGCGACTCAAGCCAGGTACCTATCGGGTCGCGGTGAGCTACCAAGGGCGGAACCAGATGCGCGACATCGTCGTCGCTGGCGAGCCGCTCGACATGACGTTCCGGCTGCAGGTCAATACGCTCGAGGACGACTGGCTGCTCTGCGGCACAACACCCTGTCCGCGTCGCTGA
- a CDS encoding dienelactone hydrolase family protein, producing the protein MEHITTEQVRIHIGDIALLGNLALPEAASGLVLFAHGSGSSRHSVRSREVASMLNRMGLGTLLFDLLTTGEAVWMSRRFDIALLGERLKAATVAVALLARERHLRLGYFGASMGAAAAIRAAAEPPPHMRIDAVVSRGGRVDLAGHEALCQMQAPTLMIVGEADPVVLKLSAHATAWMPCEKRLEVIPGASHLFEEPGALEQVGKLAGKWFCQHFSAAAQTAPRGQVR; encoded by the coding sequence ATGGAGCACATCACCACCGAACAGGTGCGGATCCATATCGGCGATATCGCACTGCTGGGCAACCTTGCCTTGCCGGAAGCGGCATCCGGCCTGGTCCTGTTTGCACATGGCAGCGGCAGTTCGCGCCATAGTGTGCGCAGCCGTGAAGTCGCATCGATGCTGAACCGTATGGGCCTGGGCACGCTGCTGTTTGACCTGCTGACGACCGGGGAGGCCGTCTGGATGTCGAGGCGGTTCGACATCGCACTGCTTGGCGAGCGGCTTAAGGCTGCCACGGTGGCTGTAGCGCTCCTGGCGCGCGAGCGCCACCTGCGGCTCGGGTACTTCGGCGCCAGCATGGGAGCTGCCGCGGCCATCCGTGCCGCCGCTGAGCCGCCGCCGCACATGCGGATCGACGCGGTGGTATCGCGCGGCGGCCGGGTCGACCTGGCCGGCCACGAGGCGCTATGCCAAATGCAGGCGCCGACCCTGATGATCGTGGGCGAAGCGGATCCGGTGGTGCTGAAGCTCAGCGCGCACGCCACCGCGTGGATGCCATGCGAGAAGCGGCTGGAGGTGATTCCCGGCGCTTCTCACCTGTTCGAGGAGCCGGGTGCGCTGGAACAGGTCGGCAAGCTCGCCGGCAAATGGTTCTGCCAGCATTTTTCAGCGGCAGCGCAGACCGCGCCGCGTGGCCAGGTACGCTAA
- a CDS encoding universal stress protein, producing the protein MDYATILVHLDASRRVYDRLNLATQLALEFQSTLVGLLAVGKPDPTAVRYLVDGDRYLASYNEWQHQVGEGARHALMGATDEIAVNTEWRAPDWATAATVQAEAHRADLVILGQHDPTDDAAYAEPGFVESIVLQCGRPVLVVPYAGRFPSVGKNVMVAWNGSRESARAICDALPLLQRAGTVEVVSWTPSSVLKGPWVSPPQYAVDWLARYGVEAQLCTLSAGDGDDVGQMLLSHAADRNADLIVMGAYGHSRVHELVLGGVTRTLLESMTVPVLMSH; encoded by the coding sequence ATGGACTACGCAACGATCCTGGTTCATCTCGACGCCAGCCGCCGTGTGTACGACCGGCTGAACCTCGCCACCCAGCTGGCGCTGGAGTTCCAATCCACGCTGGTCGGCCTGCTTGCCGTCGGCAAGCCGGATCCCACCGCCGTGCGCTACCTAGTGGACGGCGACCGCTATCTCGCCTCCTACAACGAATGGCAGCATCAGGTCGGCGAGGGGGCCCGCCATGCCCTGATGGGCGCGACGGACGAGATAGCCGTCAATACGGAATGGCGGGCGCCGGACTGGGCCACGGCGGCGACGGTCCAGGCAGAGGCACATCGGGCGGATCTTGTCATCCTCGGACAGCACGATCCCACTGATGATGCCGCCTACGCTGAGCCCGGCTTTGTTGAATCCATCGTGCTGCAATGTGGGCGGCCGGTGCTGGTGGTCCCGTATGCGGGCCGGTTCCCGAGCGTTGGCAAGAACGTCATGGTGGCGTGGAACGGCAGCCGCGAGTCGGCGCGCGCCATCTGCGATGCGCTCCCGCTTCTGCAGCGCGCAGGCACCGTGGAAGTGGTTTCGTGGACACCATCGAGCGTTCTGAAGGGGCCTTGGGTGTCGCCGCCTCAGTATGCCGTGGACTGGCTGGCTCGGTATGGCGTGGAAGCGCAGCTGTGCACGCTTTCGGCGGGAGACGGCGATGACGTGGGCCAGATGTTGCTCTCACACGCCGCAGACCGAAATGCTGACCTGATCGTCATGGGCGCCTACGGGCACAGCCGGGTGCATGAGCTGGTCCTTGGCGGTGTCACCCGCACGCTGCTCGAGTCGATGACAGTGCCGGTACTGATGTCGCACTGA
- a CDS encoding helix-turn-helix domain-containing protein, with protein sequence MFDLHTEVDAVCDATDMSGALDRREDGMPAAKVPSDGRARCTTCMMRNICMAAASLEAGEMARLDSVVQGWRSVKQGERLYRAGDPFRSLYAVRVGSFKTVVAPERGKETISGFFMAGDAIGMDGVCQETHNGDAIALEDSVVCVIPFHLLEALCREIKPLQRQLHKMFSAEIVRESRQMMLLGNMSAEQRVAAFLLNVSARYRERGYSATSFVLRMTREDIGSFLGMTLETVSRILSKFQQEGLLTVQGKTIELLNLDALDAR encoded by the coding sequence ATGTTTGACTTGCATACTGAGGTTGATGCAGTTTGTGACGCGACCGACATGTCCGGTGCGCTCGACAGGCGCGAAGATGGGATGCCTGCAGCGAAGGTGCCGAGCGATGGTCGGGCCCGATGCACGACCTGCATGATGCGGAATATCTGCATGGCGGCCGCCAGCCTGGAGGCCGGCGAAATGGCCCGCCTGGACTCCGTCGTGCAAGGCTGGCGTTCGGTCAAGCAGGGCGAACGGCTGTACCGCGCCGGCGATCCGTTCCGCAGCCTCTACGCGGTCCGCGTCGGCTCGTTCAAGACCGTGGTGGCGCCGGAGCGGGGCAAGGAGACCATCTCGGGCTTCTTTATGGCCGGGGACGCCATCGGCATGGACGGCGTCTGCCAGGAAACCCATAACGGCGATGCGATTGCCCTGGAAGACAGCGTGGTCTGCGTGATCCCGTTTCACTTGCTTGAGGCGCTTTGCCGCGAGATCAAACCGCTGCAACGCCAGTTGCATAAGATGTTCAGTGCCGAGATCGTCAGGGAATCGCGCCAGATGATGCTGTTGGGCAACATGTCCGCCGAGCAACGCGTGGCGGCATTCCTGTTGAATGTCTCGGCACGCTACCGCGAGCGGGGCTATTCGGCCACGTCCTTTGTGCTGCGCATGACGCGTGAGGACATCGGCAGCTTCCTCGGCATGACCCTGGAAACCGTGAGCCGAATCTTGTCTAAGTTCCAACAGGAAGGGCTGCTCACCGTGCAGGGCAAGACCATCGAGTTGCTCAACCTGGACGCCCTCGATGCTCGCTAG
- a CDS encoding DUF1488 domain-containing protein — protein MHKIDFAGEMPDYCPTGPSLQCAAKVDGLPATYKITAEALEDHFGARSYRSEDLLPAFMSNRNDIERVAGALFEMTGEQHIVLHSGHVRFAV, from the coding sequence ATGCATAAAATCGACTTTGCCGGCGAGATGCCGGATTATTGCCCGACCGGACCAAGCCTGCAGTGTGCCGCGAAGGTGGACGGCTTGCCGGCAACCTATAAGATCACTGCCGAGGCGCTTGAGGATCATTTCGGCGCGCGCTCGTACCGCAGTGAAGATTTGCTGCCGGCATTCATGAGCAACCGCAACGACATTGAACGCGTTGCGGGAGCGCTGTTCGAGATGACAGGTGAGCAGCACATCGTGCTGCACAGCGGTCATGTCCGCTTCGCGGTGTGA
- a CDS encoding universal stress protein yields MYQRILVAMDGGAASELALEQAMIIALAANAEVEVVHVVDDRSPFLDVSNLDPVRLIEDLTTAGESVLAAAASRLAAAGIRHVTRLLGKPMAEGDVATTIAAEANGWDADLVVMGTHGRRGVRRLVMGSVARSVITLAVAPVLLVRAEEA; encoded by the coding sequence ATGTACCAGCGCATCCTTGTCGCCATGGACGGCGGCGCCGCATCGGAGCTTGCCCTGGAACAGGCCATGATCATCGCGCTCGCCGCCAACGCGGAAGTGGAGGTGGTCCATGTGGTCGATGACCGCAGCCCGTTCCTGGATGTCAGCAACCTGGATCCGGTGAGATTGATAGAGGACCTCACGACGGCGGGCGAAAGCGTCCTCGCGGCTGCCGCCAGCAGGCTTGCCGCGGCGGGCATTCGCCACGTAACGCGGCTGCTGGGCAAGCCGATGGCCGAGGGCGACGTTGCTACCACGATCGCGGCCGAAGCCAATGGCTGGGACGCCGATCTCGTTGTGATGGGTACGCACGGCCGCCGGGGAGTGCGGCGACTCGTCATGGGCAGCGTCGCGCGAAGCGTGATCACCCTCGCCGTCGCGCCCGTCCTGCTTGTTCGCGCCGAGGAGGCGTAG
- a CDS encoding DUF883 family protein produces MNDIRAELLLHKDALARDANTLLADVQALLRDVADEAGLEATQARAQLGARLHALQERLAEQRQAAQMRASQWVDTTDRYVHAHPWESIGSVAAVAAVAGALVALAVTRR; encoded by the coding sequence ATGAACGATATTCGCGCCGAGCTCTTGCTGCACAAAGATGCACTAGCCCGTGATGCCAACACGCTGCTGGCGGATGTACAGGCGTTGTTGCGGGATGTCGCCGACGAAGCCGGCCTGGAGGCCACCCAGGCACGCGCGCAGTTGGGCGCACGCCTGCACGCGCTCCAGGAGCGCCTCGCCGAGCAACGCCAGGCGGCGCAGATGCGTGCCTCGCAATGGGTCGACACCACGGATCGTTACGTCCACGCGCATCCCTGGGAGAGCATCGGCTCCGTCGCCGCGGTCGCGGCCGTGGCCGGCGCTCTGGTCGCACTGGCCGTCACCCGCCGCTAA
- a CDS encoding flavodoxin family protein — MTQTAIVYYSRTGTVRQVAEAVAARTGWPLAEVADVKSRAGILGDIRSVIDNLFHRQVEYRYDGPTLDRCEHIVVLAPVWMGRLAAPMRSFLAASVAKPPLAARVSAICVMASLGGFQAEAEIGKLTGKTPAPALVLLERDVLSGDTAAEIDDFVQALRFADSRPAHAERPAWLSPNQT; from the coding sequence ATGACCCAAACCGCGATTGTTTATTACTCCCGCACCGGCACCGTACGCCAGGTGGCAGAGGCCGTTGCCGCGCGGACCGGATGGCCACTGGCCGAGGTCGCCGACGTGAAAAGCCGCGCCGGGATCCTTGGCGACATCCGGTCCGTTATCGATAACCTCTTTCACCGCCAGGTCGAGTACCGCTACGACGGCCCGACCCTCGATCGCTGCGAGCATATCGTGGTCCTGGCACCGGTATGGATGGGCAGGCTGGCGGCCCCGATGCGCAGCTTTCTGGCCGCCAGCGTCGCCAAGCCGCCGCTAGCCGCGCGCGTGTCGGCAATCTGTGTCATGGCATCGCTCGGGGGCTTCCAGGCAGAGGCGGAGATAGGCAAACTCACGGGAAAGACACCCGCGCCGGCACTCGTGCTGCTCGAACGAGACGTGCTGAGCGGCGATACCGCCGCCGAGATCGATGACTTCGTGCAGGCGTTGCGGTTCGCGGACTCCAGGCCTGCCCACGCCGAGCGTCCCGCCTGGTTGTCCCCAAACCAGACGTGA
- a CDS encoding thymidine phosphorylase family protein — protein MHPDCPICRAEGFSAQARVRVQIGDRSLIATLTLLGAPLLSMGEASLSVSAARTLAARAGDVVHVTHAPALESVQALRAKIYGCHLDSVQLDGIIGDISAGRYADVHIAAFLTACADGRMSLRETVDLTRAMVRSGQRLSWDRAVIADKHCVGGLPGNRITPIVVAIAAAAGLLLPKTSSRAITSPAGTADTMEALTRVTLDAAELRRVVEQVGAALVWGGGALSLSPADDVLIRVERALDIDSDAQLVASILSKKIAAGSTHVLIDVPVGLTAKIRDDSELERLHIAMTKVADAFGLKIRILRTDGSQPVGRGVGPALEALDVLAVLQCQPTAPADLRERSLLLAGELLEFCGAIPVGQGRPQASSLLDSGAAWARFQAICEAQGGLRTPGQAVFRRDVLAARSGIVTSIDNRHVARAAKLAGAPRRQVAGLELHVLAGDEVVAGAPLCTLHAQASGELDYAFSYALAHDLFRIE, from the coding sequence ATGCATCCGGATTGCCCCATCTGCCGCGCCGAGGGCTTTTCCGCGCAGGCGCGCGTGCGCGTGCAGATCGGCGACAGGTCGTTGATCGCCACGCTGACGCTGCTGGGCGCGCCGCTGTTGAGCATGGGCGAAGCGAGCCTGTCGGTGAGCGCGGCACGGACGCTGGCGGCACGCGCCGGCGATGTCGTGCATGTCACCCATGCGCCCGCGCTGGAGTCGGTGCAGGCACTGCGTGCCAAGATCTATGGCTGCCACCTGGACAGCGTCCAGCTCGACGGCATCATCGGCGACATCAGTGCAGGGCGGTACGCCGACGTGCATATTGCCGCATTCCTCACCGCTTGCGCGGACGGTCGCATGAGCCTGCGCGAGACCGTCGACCTGACCCGGGCCATGGTCCGGTCCGGCCAGCGCCTGAGCTGGGACCGCGCGGTGATTGCGGACAAGCATTGCGTTGGCGGGCTGCCGGGCAATCGCATCACGCCGATCGTGGTGGCCATTGCGGCAGCGGCAGGGCTGCTGCTGCCCAAGACCTCGTCGCGCGCGATCACTTCGCCCGCCGGCACCGCCGATACGATGGAAGCCCTGACCCGCGTGACGCTGGATGCGGCGGAACTGCGGCGCGTGGTGGAGCAGGTCGGGGCGGCGCTGGTGTGGGGCGGCGGCGCGCTGAGCCTGAGTCCCGCGGACGACGTGCTGATCCGCGTGGAGCGCGCCCTGGATATCGACAGCGATGCTCAGTTGGTGGCCTCTATCCTGTCGAAGAAGATTGCCGCCGGCTCCACCCATGTGCTGATCGACGTGCCGGTTGGACTGACGGCGAAGATCCGCGACGACAGCGAACTGGAGCGCCTGCATATCGCCATGACCAAAGTCGCGGACGCTTTCGGATTGAAAATCCGGATTCTGCGCACCGACGGCTCGCAGCCGGTGGGCCGGGGCGTCGGGCCCGCGCTCGAGGCGCTCGACGTGCTGGCGGTGTTGCAGTGCCAGCCAACGGCGCCCGCCGACCTGCGCGAACGCTCGCTGCTGTTGGCGGGCGAGCTCCTGGAATTCTGCGGCGCGATACCGGTCGGACAGGGACGGCCGCAGGCCAGCAGTCTGCTCGACAGCGGTGCCGCCTGGGCCCGGTTCCAGGCGATTTGTGAAGCGCAAGGGGGGCTGCGCACCCCGGGGCAAGCGGTGTTCCGGCGCGACGTGCTCGCAGCTCGCAGCGGCATCGTGACCTCCATCGACAACCGGCACGTCGCGCGCGCGGCGAAGCTGGCCGGGGCTCCGCGCCGGCAGGTGGCCGGGCTGGAGCTGCATGTCCTCGCCGGCGACGAGGTTGTAGCCGGCGCTCCGCTCTGTACGCTGCATGCCCAGGCGTCCGGTGAACTGGACTATGCGTTCAGCTACGCCCTGGCGCATGACCTTTTCCGCATCGAATAG
- a CDS encoding universal stress protein — protein MYRRILLAIDGSRSSLNALEQAVSMALATHAEVSAMFVVDDSDLFFEIRPGYRPWLMADIIAYGKQVLARAGERLSAAGVRWSSRLAETPGTPAKVAEAIVVEADHWSADLIVMGTHGHRGLRRMVLGSVSEHVVSKTVRPVLLVRQQSGNDTP, from the coding sequence ATGTACCGCCGCATTCTCCTAGCCATCGATGGCAGCCGCTCGTCCTTAAATGCCCTGGAGCAAGCCGTGTCCATGGCGTTGGCCACCCACGCCGAGGTCAGTGCAATGTTCGTCGTCGACGACAGCGACCTGTTCTTCGAGATCAGGCCGGGTTACCGGCCCTGGCTGATGGCTGACATCATTGCCTATGGCAAGCAGGTGCTGGCACGCGCCGGCGAGCGCCTGAGTGCCGCCGGCGTGCGCTGGAGCAGCAGGTTGGCCGAGACGCCTGGCACCCCTGCGAAGGTTGCCGAAGCGATCGTCGTGGAAGCGGACCACTGGAGTGCAGACCTGATCGTCATGGGCACACATGGCCATCGCGGCTTGCGGCGCATGGTGCTGGGCTCGGTCTCGGAGCACGTCGTCAGCAAGACGGTTCGCCCCGTACTGCTCGTTAGGCAGCAGTCGGGCAACGATACGCCCTGA
- a CDS encoding SagB/ThcOx family dehydrogenase, with translation MDELKRIPYHPIKDLLPRPASGTSERVIALPQPDRTNGLPLMGALWQRMSTREFDEQPLPLQQLSELLWAAAGVNRSQGGGRTAPSPHGEAVIDVYAALPAGLYRYDPVHHCLALKRAADVRSMTGYQDFVGMAPLDLVYVANHGRMQDVPPKLRETFAAAAAGAMVQNVYLYCASAGLGAVVRGWLNRRLLAEHMSLNEDEEPILSQTIGHPAPRDSAPV, from the coding sequence ATGGACGAACTGAAGCGCATCCCCTACCACCCCATCAAAGACCTGCTGCCACGCCCCGCCTCCGGCACGAGCGAGCGGGTCATCGCCCTGCCACAGCCGGACCGCACCAATGGCCTGCCGCTGATGGGGGCGCTGTGGCAGCGCATGAGCACCCGTGAGTTCGACGAGCAGCCGCTGCCGCTGCAGCAGCTGAGCGAGCTGCTGTGGGCCGCTGCGGGCGTCAACCGCTCCCAGGGCGGCGGCCGCACGGCCCCTTCGCCACACGGCGAAGCGGTGATCGACGTCTACGCGGCGCTGCCCGCCGGCCTCTACCGCTACGACCCGGTACACCATTGCCTGGCGCTGAAGCGCGCGGCAGACGTGCGCAGCATGACCGGTTACCAGGACTTTGTCGGCATGGCGCCGCTGGACCTGGTCTACGTCGCCAACCATGGCAGGATGCAAGACGTCCCGCCCAAGCTGCGCGAGACCTTCGCTGCCGCCGCGGCCGGCGCAATGGTCCAGAACGTCTATCTCTACTGCGCCTCGGCCGGCCTGGGAGCAGTGGTGCGTGGCTGGCTCAACCGGCGCCTGCTAGCCGAGCATATGTCGCTGAACGAGGACGAGGAACCGATCCTGTCCCAGACCATCGGGCACCCGGCCCCGCGCGACAGCGCGCCGGTCTAG
- a CDS encoding BON domain-containing protein → MKGDIQLKQHVVEELAWDPAVDAAEVGVQVNDGVVTLTGHLTSHAAKYAAEEAVRRVPGVKGLAVEIDVRLPDDAQRTDADIARAASNILAWTSVLPADRTQVMVEDGCVTLTGTVDWNYQRLAAERAVAGLYGVVSVANAIVVQPAIAAHDVKERIARAIERQAADDATHVTVDVKDGVVTLRGSLRSWAEREAAFEAAWAAPGVSEVSNIIQVNL, encoded by the coding sequence ATGAAAGGCGATATCCAGCTCAAGCAGCACGTGGTCGAGGAACTGGCCTGGGACCCGGCCGTCGATGCCGCGGAGGTCGGCGTCCAGGTCAACGACGGCGTGGTGACGCTGACCGGCCATCTCACCAGCCATGCCGCCAAGTACGCCGCCGAAGAGGCCGTCAGGCGCGTGCCCGGTGTGAAAGGCCTGGCCGTCGAAATCGATGTGCGCCTGCCCGATGACGCGCAGCGCACGGACGCCGACATCGCACGCGCCGCGAGCAACATCCTGGCGTGGACCTCGGTGCTGCCCGCGGATCGCACCCAGGTGATGGTCGAGGACGGCTGCGTCACGCTGACCGGCACGGTCGACTGGAACTACCAGCGTCTGGCCGCGGAGCGCGCGGTGGCCGGCCTCTACGGCGTGGTCAGCGTAGCCAACGCCATCGTGGTCCAGCCCGCGATCGCGGCCCACGACGTGAAGGAGCGGATCGCCAGGGCCATCGAGCGCCAGGCGGCGGACGACGCGACCCATGTCACCGTCGACGTTAAGGACGGCGTGGTGACGCTGCGCGGGAGCCTGCGCAGCTGGGCCGAGCGCGAGGCCGCGTTCGAAGCCGCCTGGGCGGCGCCGGGGGTCAGCGAGGTGTCGAACATCATCCAGGTGAATCTCTGA
- a CDS encoding CBS domain-containing protein, giving the protein MLVQDICSAKAVHVPLSCTLQEAAVQMRDRHVGALIVTENSPAGTRAVGMVTDRDIVIGATATGADPCQTDVVEVMTRGLVGIQRDAVVADAMQLMLTHGVRRLAVLDGEAVIGVIALDDLFAALATDWGMLFSLVRKEQERERSGSAPTRLHT; this is encoded by the coding sequence ATGCTAGTCCAGGATATCTGCTCAGCGAAAGCCGTGCATGTCCCGCTGTCCTGCACCCTGCAGGAAGCTGCCGTACAGATGCGGGACCGCCACGTCGGTGCGCTGATCGTGACAGAGAATTCACCGGCCGGGACGCGCGCGGTCGGCATGGTCACGGACCGGGACATCGTCATCGGTGCGACGGCCACCGGTGCGGACCCATGCCAGACCGACGTGGTCGAGGTGATGACCCGTGGTCTGGTGGGGATCCAACGGGATGCCGTCGTCGCCGACGCAATGCAGTTGATGCTGACGCACGGCGTAAGGCGCCTGGCGGTGCTGGATGGCGAGGCAGTGATCGGGGTGATTGCGCTCGATGACCTGTTCGCCGCCCTCGCAACCGACTGGGGCATGCTGTTTTCGCTCGTGCGCAAGGAGCAGGAGCGAGAGCGTTCCGGCAGCGCGCCGACCCGGTTACACACTTGA
- a CDS encoding ribose-phosphate pyrophosphokinase-like domain-containing protein: MAPIVFAMPGNERQAGPSQPACPAARPGEAEVRCFHDGESYVRLLQPAAGCEAVVVCTLDRPDAKLVPLLWLAAAAREGGAVRVGLVAPYLAYMRQDKVFRTGEIVSARHFAALLGASFDWLVTVDPHLHRISSLGEIFTRPAIAVHAAPAIAS, encoded by the coding sequence ATGGCCCCGATCGTATTCGCCATGCCCGGCAATGAACGGCAGGCCGGGCCATCGCAGCCTGCCTGCCCGGCCGCCCGGCCGGGCGAGGCCGAGGTTCGGTGCTTTCACGACGGCGAGTCCTACGTCAGGCTGCTGCAGCCTGCGGCCGGTTGCGAAGCCGTGGTGGTGTGCACGCTGGACCGTCCGGATGCCAAGCTGGTGCCGCTGCTGTGGCTCGCCGCCGCTGCCAGGGAAGGCGGCGCCGTGCGGGTTGGACTGGTGGCGCCATACCTGGCGTACATGCGCCAGGACAAGGTCTTTCGGACAGGGGAGATCGTGTCGGCACGCCATTTTGCGGCGCTGCTGGGAGCCAGCTTCGACTGGCTGGTCACAGTGGACCCGCACCTTCACCGGATCAGCAGTCTGGGCGAGATCTTCACCAGGCCGGCGATCGCCGTGCATGCCGCCCCGGCGATCGCGTCATGA
- a CDS encoding TraR/DksA C4-type zinc finger protein: MLVGPYEESQQWVDDIASHCGADSIVLAKQRFGDHEVSIDANGLPTPAGHTPVLVDDMVSTARTMLASARLLLEHGCPAPICVAVHTLFAEAAYSDLQAVAADIFTSDTVAHHPTAFPWQSAWQPAAAAGATRPRRSIMSKLKAQETISLAEQLDAEEAHIHAAVGSADTPMTPLAQREARDEADLADEEITQRQDDAMLDHYRMQLADIAAARARMQHGQYGTCIDCQQPIPFSRLQAYPTAKRCTACQRRMSNFMRDSWRIPGTEGN, translated from the coding sequence TTGCTCGTCGGCCCCTACGAGGAGAGTCAGCAGTGGGTCGATGACATCGCCAGCCACTGTGGCGCGGACAGCATTGTCCTGGCCAAGCAGCGCTTCGGCGACCACGAGGTCAGCATCGACGCGAACGGTCTGCCCACGCCCGCTGGCCATACGCCGGTACTGGTCGACGACATGGTCTCCACCGCGCGCACCATGCTGGCGTCGGCGCGCCTGCTGCTTGAACACGGTTGCCCGGCGCCGATCTGTGTCGCCGTCCACACGCTGTTCGCAGAGGCAGCCTACTCCGACCTGCAAGCGGTCGCGGCCGACATTTTCACTAGCGACACCGTTGCGCACCATCCAACCGCATTCCCTTGGCAGAGCGCCTGGCAGCCGGCAGCCGCTGCAGGTGCCACCAGGCCCAGGAGATCCATCATGAGCAAGCTCAAAGCACAGGAAACCATCTCGCTGGCAGAGCAGCTTGACGCAGAAGAAGCGCACATCCATGCCGCCGTTGGTTCCGCCGACACGCCGATGACACCGTTGGCGCAGCGTGAGGCGCGGGACGAGGCTGACCTTGCCGACGAAGAAATCACGCAGCGGCAGGACGACGCGATGCTGGACCACTACCGCATGCAACTGGCCGACATCGCCGCTGCGCGGGCGCGGATGCAGCACGGTCAGTACGGCACCTGCATCGATTGCCAGCAGCCGATCCCGTTCTCGCGCCTGCAGGCGTACCCGACCGCGAAGCGCTGTACCGCATGCCAGCGTCGCATGAGCAACTTTATGCGTGACAGTTGGAGGATACCGGGCACCGAGGGCAACTGA
- a CDS encoding Hsp20/alpha crystallin family protein, translating to MTNIKRYDPFSIEPLGDLLQSMLRNWRIAPDTELPFKVDVAESESSFTITADLPGVKKEDINVSVDRGTVMISAKLEKASEVKEGDRVIRQERYSGSVQRAFTLDGNIDTEKIDASFQDGVLRLVLPKKESSTQQRITVR from the coding sequence ATGACCAACATCAAGCGCTACGACCCGTTTTCAATCGAACCGCTCGGCGATCTGCTGCAGAGCATGCTACGCAACTGGCGGATTGCGCCTGACACAGAACTGCCGTTCAAGGTCGACGTGGCCGAGTCCGAGAGCAGCTTCACCATTACCGCCGACCTGCCGGGCGTGAAGAAGGAAGACATCAACGTCAGCGTAGACCGTGGGACCGTGATGATCTCCGCCAAGCTCGAGAAGGCTTCCGAGGTGAAGGAAGGCGACCGCGTGATCCGCCAGGAGCGCTACAGCGGCTCGGTGCAGCGCGCCTTTACGCTGGACGGCAACATCGACACGGAAAAGATCGATGCCAGCTTCCAGGACGGCGTGCTGCGCCTGGTGCTGCCCAAGAAGGAAAGCTCGACCCAGCAACGCATTACCGTACGTTAG